From a single Natronorubrum tibetense GA33 genomic region:
- a CDS encoding DUF7521 family protein, which produces MIGSINTPTSGLEVTRRVATVDDSVGSEVATWIGALEPSLLASLPLQVDVEGGSTPVVLAAVVTFFVATVLAVLVTYRFIEGYRRTRARPILLLAVGMFLLAPAPMFVRLLAGNLEAVPLAAQLLFTTLSELCGLLVILYAVYTT; this is translated from the coding sequence ACACCGACGAGCGGGCTCGAGGTGACGCGCCGAGTCGCGACGGTGGATGATTCGGTCGGCTCCGAGGTGGCGACGTGGATTGGGGCACTCGAGCCCTCGCTGCTCGCCTCGTTGCCGCTGCAGGTCGACGTCGAGGGTGGCTCGACGCCCGTCGTACTCGCCGCCGTCGTGACGTTCTTCGTGGCGACCGTCCTCGCCGTGCTCGTCACCTACCGGTTCATCGAGGGCTACCGGCGGACGCGGGCGCGTCCGATCCTGTTGCTCGCCGTCGGGATGTTCCTGCTCGCGCCGGCCCCGATGTTCGTCCGACTGCTCGCGGGGAACCTCGAGGCCGTACCGCTTGCAGCCCAGTTGCTGTTCACGACACTGTCCGAGCTGTGTGGGCTGCTGGTCATCCTCTATGCCGTCTACACAACCTGA
- a CDS encoding DUF7521 family protein, whose amino-acid sequence MLESITALASALTAVVGLFVAHLAYRGYRRNDSPTMRALAIGIVCIAVIPYLILYLFDPVLGLTDAQSLLAITLFHTAGLLAIYRTFDR is encoded by the coding sequence ATGCTCGAATCCATCACCGCACTCGCGTCCGCCCTCACCGCAGTCGTGGGGCTGTTCGTCGCCCACCTCGCCTACCGGGGTTACCGGCGGAACGACAGCCCGACGATGCGTGCGCTCGCGATCGGGATCGTCTGCATCGCGGTGATTCCGTACCTGATTCTCTACCTCTTCGACCCCGTCCTCGGGCTCACCGACGCCCAGAGTCTCCTCGCGATCACGCTCTTTCACACCGCCGGACTGCTCGCGATCTACCGGACGTTCGATCGGTGA